The sequence TCTCGGCCCCGTCCGCTCGAGGGCTCCAGGAAGGCGGAGGAAGAAGGAAGCCCCGGGGACCCCGACCACAAGGCCAGCACCCAGGGTCGGACCTGTGGGCCAGAGCACAGCAAGGGTAGGGGCAGGGTGGACGAGGGGCCCCAGCCACAGAGTGTGGAGCCCCAGGATGCGGGACCCCTGGAGAGGAGCCAGGGGGATGAGGCAGGGGGCTACGGGGAAGATGGGCCAGAGCCCCTAAGCCCCAAGGAGAGCAAGAAGAGGAAGCTGGAGCTGAGCCGGCGGGAGCAGCCCCCAACAGAGCCAGGCCCTCAGAGTGCCTCGGAGGTGGAGAAGATTGCTCTGAACTTGGAGGGGTGTGCCCTCAGCCAGGGCAGCCTCAGGACGGGGACCCAGGAAGTGGGGGGCCAGGACCCCGGGGAGGCCGTGCAGCCCTGCCCCCAATCCCTGGGAGCCAGGGTGGCTGACAAGGTGAGGAAGCGGAGGAAGGTGGATGAGGGTTCTGGGGACAGTGCTGTGGTAGCCAGTGATGGCGCCCAGACCTTGGCCCTTGCCGGGTGCCCTGCCCCATCGGGGTACCCCAAGGCTGGACACAGTGAGAACGGGGTTGAGGAGGACACAGAAGGTCGAACGGGGCCCAAAGAAGGTACCCCTGGGAGCCCGTCGGAgaccccaggccccagcccagcAGGACCTGCAGGGGACGAGCCAGCTGAGAGCCCGTCGGAGACCCCAGGTCCCAGCCCGGCAGGACCTGCAGGGGACGAGCCAGCTGAGAGCCCGTCGGAgaccccaggccccagcccagcAGGACCTGCAGGGGACGAGCCAGCCAAGGCAAGGGAGGCAGCGGAGGTGCAGGACACAGAGGGGAAGCCTTCTGCCAAATCTGGGAAGCCTTAAGGAAAGGATTCCCCAATGGCGTGTTGGCTCTCCTGGCCCTGCTGCAGGGGCCGGGGCCTCCGGAGCTGCTGCGGGCTCCCCTCAGGCTCTGCTCCGTGACCCATGACCTGCAGTGCTGGCCTCCCGTGGTGGCCACTGTAGCGGCCACCGGAAAGTGCGAGGCCCTCAGGGAAGGCCAAGGCCTGCAGAAGCCTCCTGGCCTGGCTGCGTCTTCCCCACCCAGCTCTCCCCCGCACCCCTGTCTTTGTAAATTGACCTTTCTCGGGTGGAGAGGGTGGGGGGCAGGGCTGCTTTTCTTAGTCTGGTGCCAAGCAAGGCCTTTTCTGAATAAACTCGTTTGACTTTGAGTCTTTGGTATGGACTGGGGTCCTGTTGGGTGGCTGGTAGGGCTGGTGTCACAGCTGCTGTCCCTCCAGGCTCCGGTGGCCTGGCCCGGCTACTGCCTCGCATTGCTCCACCAGGTGCCCGTGGGGGCAGAGTGGTGGCACAGCCCTCCCCACACACCCACTTGGCCACAGTCCCCAGGTGTGCACAGGTGGGCAGGCTGCAGCCTCTCAGAGCCTTTGAAGGTCGGACCGAGGTCCCTCGGCAGGCTTTGCCACCTGTTGAAGATGAGTCTGGGGATTCCCCTGGGGTTGGCTGGGGGCAGTGCTTGTGCATGGTGGGGGTATAGACGAGGCCTTTCTGCCTGCTGTGATCTAGGATGCGATGCTGTGCCTCGGGCAGGCTTGGCAGTACTCTCTGTCGGGCTCCTTGGTTCCCTCAGGTCTGGTGAAGCCAGGTGTGCCCCCTGGGCAGCCCCTCCCTGCAGTCTGGTCTTGTCACCCTGGGCCAGGACCCCCACCCTTCCCGGTTCACCTACATTTCTACATCAGCGGGGTAAGGAGCTTTTGTGGGGCCTCAGAGGAGGGGCCGGACACTTGTCTTTGCTCAGTGAAGGACGAGGCAGACCCAGGGCACCCCTGGGTGGGAGGATTAAAGCTGTAGACCCTGGTACCACTTCAGGGAAAATGCCCAGGTCCCATCTGGTGGCACCGGATACACAAGCCAGCAGTCACTGGGAGGAGATACCCCAGGTTCAATAATCCCCCAGAGCTGGGTGGGGAAGCTGTGGGACCCCTGGTGCCTCAACTCACGTGTGGCTCAGTGAGGGGATTCCTGCCATGGAGGGAAACCGAGGCAGAGGGGGACATAGGGCTAGAAATGCAGTCACTGGGGCAGCACCCAGCAGATTCAGCGTCCCTGGTTCAGGCCGTTGTGGGGCTGGAGTCGGTGGAAATCAGCACCTGAAGTGAGGAGCCCCTGTTGGAGCAGCCCTGGGGGCCGgtgcctggtggtgggcgcctgggGACAGCAGGCAGTCCTGGCCAGCCAACCCGGGCTTCAGGGAGAGTGATGACCCACAACGGGCGGGCAGCAGCTGCGCCACTCAAAGGTGAGCCGGGGGAGGCTGAGCTCTGGCAGCGTCCACCCTCTGCCTAGGatctgcctggagctgggggtggtTTTTTGAGGGACTTGAAGGTGGTTCGGGGGACATCAAGTAGGTGTCCCAGGTGTGAGGCGGCTCCTCTGGCCTGAGGTGAAGGCCAGCTGTTTTGTCTCATTTGGATCAGATAGCAATTCTTGCTGACCGCATGCTGGGCATCGTGGGGAGTGGGGTGTGGGGCCAGGGACCAGGGGGGTCACTGAGGAGGGGCTGGCCACAGGGTCATGTTGCCAGGTAGAACTGGTAGGGAGGACTCGTCCTGTCCCCTAGACCCTGGGCTTGGGGTGGGGCTGCTGCTAGGAGCCCCTGAGCCCCCCTGCTGTCTGGGCTGACCTGCTCCACCCACCCCTCCCCCTTGTCAAAAGTCCTCTGTTAGGAAGCTCTGTGCCAGGACGACTTGGACACCTCAGGAGGGTGAGCCCTTCCAGCTCCTCCCCCCTCGCCTGATGGAATTCACACCCCCCCAGTCACCGCTCTCCCCCAGCAGTGAAGGGAGACTCTCCCTCCACTCACTTCACCTCGGGAGAGATTAGAGCTACACTTTatgattttgagacagggtctcactgtcttgcccaggcaggagtgcagtggcgccatcttggctcactgcagccccgaccttacgggctcaagcgatcctcttgcctcagcctcctgtgtagctgggcctacaggtgagcaccaccatgcccagccgatgttttaatttttggtagagatgaggcctccctctgtcacccaggctgtctgCGTCCGTCGGGAGTGCCGCACTCCTGCTGAGCTGTTTTGCACTCACTCCCCTCTCATCCCCTCCTGCCCTTGCTAACTCACAGCATGGCAACAGTCATGAGTCCCCACCTGCCCAGCGGAAGCTCCTGCAGCCTCCTACAACCCCCAGGGCAGCCTTTCTCGGGGAATTCTCAAGACTCCTGGGGGAGGGACTGCCATTCTGCGCCTTCATTGACCCTACAGGCAACTGGAGCGTTTGAGTCCCCTAGGGCAGCGACTGCCCTGGCAGCCTGAGACAGACCTTGGCCAGGCTTGGCGACCCCCGAGCTTGTGGGAGATGGACATGGCCAGCACCGCCTTCAGGTTCCTGCTCAGGACACAGTTCCTTCAGGCCGGGGATTTGGGGGAGGCATCCTTCCCCTGAGCCAGGGTCATCGTTCTGCGCTCGCTCCGGGGAGTCTGGGGTTGGAGTCTTGTCTTAGCCAGTGGCAGCTGACGTGGCCTGACCACCCGGCCTGTCCAGGTCCACGGGTGACGGGCCGCGGTGGGGGTGCTCCCAGCCCAGCAGGCAGCCCTGGACAGCGACCCCAGAGCAGGAACCAGGGCTGCAGTGGGCACTGACCCGGCCCTGGTACCGAGGATTCACCCTCCCCCGGGTCTTCCTGGGCCTTGGGCCGCCTGGGTCCGCTCCAGCGCCTGGAGAGGGGTCTGTGGCTTCGGAAACTCGCGGGTCCCCCCTGCCCCTTCCTGAAGGGAGCCCTTCAGCGCCGCAGGCTTCCTCCCCCACACTTGGGTTGAAGAGCAAGGGGAGAAAAGAGcgtctttctctcttgctcaaaGCTGCGTGTGTGCAACGCGCCAGTCCCAGGATAATTTTAACTCGCGGCCGGAGAGAACGCGCCGCCGCCcggcgccttttttttttttttttcaccctggCGGGCTGGGCTGCGGCGTGGGGCGGGTAGAAGCCCCCCCGCCAGGTGGGCCCGGCTGAATGGGGGGCTTGTGCAGGCGGGGgcggggaaggggaaggggaaggggccgCCCACCTCGcgccccgcccgcccgcccgctgCCAGCCCCGACGCCGCCGCAGTTCAGACTCCGCGCAGCCATGGCCCGGCCGCCCGCGCTCGCCCCgctgctgctcctgctcctgctccggGAGCTCCTGGCGGCCGCCGGGGCGCAGGTGAGCGCGAGCTCCGGGCTCTGACGCTGGACGTGGAGCCGCGCGGCCCAGGGACGGCCCCAGCCCCGAACCCGCCACTCCGGGGTGCCCGGCGCAGCCTCGACGCCCCCAGCCCGTGTTGCCTTCGGGGCGCGGAGTCGCCAGAGCCTCGGGATGAGCCTCGACCGACCGCGTCCTCGATGGGTCCTCGCTGGCCCTGGTCGGCCGGCGCCGCCGCCTCTGCTGGGAGCACAAGGAGGCCTTTGTTCCCGCGGCCCGAGGGAGGCGGGGGACACACTGCCCGGGGGCGCCTGGCTCCGCCTGAGGCTTTGGGGCTCACGGAGGAGAGCAGGCCCCGGAGCCGCTCGGGACCCGGGAGGAGGGAACGCCGGGTCAGGCCCACCGCGGCACCTGCGCTCCTTAATGAGTTTTCTCCGTTTCAGAAAGTGGGACTCCCAGGCCCTCCAGGCCCCCCAGGGCCGCCGGGGAAGCCCGGCCAGGACGGCATTGACGTgagtttgggggtggggagggcccCGAGCGCTCTGGGGTTCTGACTCTGGCCCCCACCTCCCTGAGCTCCCCAGCCTGATAGAaaaccaggccccacctcccagagCCAGGGTGACATCAGGGGGCAGCCATAGCCTTCACGGGATGGAGCTGGCCCTGCGGGGATTGCTGGTGGGTAGGGGTGGAGGGTGTCACGTGGTGGCCCCCGACCCAGAATGCTGGCACTGAGCTGTGTGGCTCTGGGTCCCCTGAGGGGCCTGGGCCCCTGTGTTCTGGGTTCTGGCCCCTGGGGCTGAAGTGGGGAGGGGCACGTCCCTCGGGTGGATGGGAGCCGGGGGTCTTATTGGAGGTtgctgggctctggagccagccaTGGAGGGGGCTCAGGGGCCGACTCGGTCCCAGAGATGATGTCCCTCAGGGGTATCTCAGGCCTGGTGTGCACCAAGCAGCAGGAGGGGCAGCTGAAATTCTACAGCTGTGTGTCTCTCGGAGGGACCGTCTAGGGTGAACCTCCCCATGTGACCACCACCGGGGCGGGGGTCCCCTCAGGGCCTGTGCTCGCTGTGTGGTtccccatggagggctgtggagGGCTGCACCAAGAGCCCCCCGTGACCCACCCTCTGCGCCCCGCCCAGCTCGGCCTCAATGGCCACAGCCTCCTTCCCCGGCCACAGGGCTGTGCTCAGGACAGGCATATGGACCTGAACCCCCATGGCCCACGGCCCTGGCCTCCCTAGGCTCCTCCTGGGCCAGATACCTGGACCCCAGGACTCCCACCTGAAGCCTGGTCTTGACATCTCAGTTAAAGACCCGGTG comes from Macaca fascicularis isolate 582-1 chromosome 10, T2T-MFA8v1.1 and encodes:
- the OGFR gene encoding opioid growth factor receptor isoform X2 yields the protein MDDPDCDSTWEEDEEDAEDAEDEDCEDGEAAGARDADAGDEDEDEEPEEPRAARPSALQSRMTGSRNWRATRDMCRYRHNYPDLVERDCNGDTPNLSFYRNEIRFLPNGCFIEDILQNWRDNYDLLEDNHSYIQWLFPLREPGVNWHAKPLTLREVEVFKSSQEIQERLVRAYELMLGFYGIRLEDRGTGTVGRAQNYQKRFQNLNWRSHNNLRITRILKSLGELGLEHFQAPLVRFFLEETLVRQELPGVRQSALDYFMFAVRCRNQRRQLVHFAWEHFRPRCKFVWGPPDKLRRFKPSSRPRPLEGSRKAEEEGSPGDPDHKASTQGRTCGPEHSKGRGRVDEGPQPQSVEPQDAGPLERSQGDEAGGYGEDGPEPLSPKESKKRKLELSRREQPPTEPGPQSASEVEKIALNLEGCALSQGSLRTGTQEVGGQDPGEAVQPCPQSLGARVADKVRKRRKVDEGSGDSAVVASDGAQTLALAGCPAPSGYPKAGHSENGVEEDTEGRTGPKEGTPGSPSETPGPSPAGPAGDEPAESPSETPGPSPAGPAGDEPAESPSETPGPSPAGPAGDEPAKAREAAEVQDTEGKPSAKSGKP
- the OGFR gene encoding opioid growth factor receptor isoform X3 — protein: MRRTRRTRTARTARPPARGTRTRGTRTRTRNRRSRGRRGPARSRMTGSRNWRATRDMCRYRHNYPDLVERDCNGDTPNLSFYRNEIRFLPNGCFIEDILQNWRDNYDLLEDNHSYIQWLFPLREPGVNWHAKPLTLREVEVFKSSQEIQERLVRAYELMLGFYGIRLEDRGTGTVGRAQNYQKRFQNLNWRSHNNLRITRILKSLGELGLEHFQAPLVRFFLEETLVRQELPGVRQSALDYFMFAVRCRNQRRQLVHFAWEHFRPRCKFVWGPPDKLRRFKPSSRPRPLEGSRKAEEEGSPGDPDHKASTQGRTCGPEHSKGRGRVDEGPQPQSVEPQDAGPLERSQGDEAGGYGEDGPEPLSPKESKKRKLELSRREQPPTEPGPQSASEVEKIALNLEGCALSQGSLRTGTQEVGGQDPGEAVQPCPQSLGARVADKVRKRRKVDEGSGDSAVVASDGAQTLALAGCPAPSGYPKAGHSENGVEEDTEGRTGPKEGTPGSPSETPGPSPAGPAGDEPAESPSETPGPSPAGPAGDEPAESPSETPGPSPAGPAGDEPAKAREAAEVQDTEGKPSAKSGKP